The nucleotide sequence CTAGTTTCTGGTTTCTAGTTGCCAGTCGCCGGAAGTTTACAGACTGGAAACCAGCAACTGGCAACTAGCAACAGGTTTGTGTACATTGAACTCCATTCCCGTTCCGCGTTCAGCTTTCTTGAAGGTGCCTCCGCTCCCGAGTCGCTGATGGAAGCCTGTTCTCGGCTGGGTATGCCGGCCATGGGCCTGCTGGATCGCGATGGAGTCTACGGCTCGCCGCGTTTTCATCTGGCCGCCCAGAAAGCAGGCATCAAAGCACACATCGGCGCGGAGGTGACATGGAATTCGTTTTCACCACACCCTGTCCTGAACGAAGCCGACGGACGTCTCCGTGGCGAATCCCGCCTTCCGTTGCTCGTAACATCTCGAGCCGGATATCAAAATCTCTGCCGACTCATCACTCGCATGAAGTTACGTGTCGGGCGAAAAGAAGGCGCCTGCGCCGACAGACTGGACCTCGCCGAGCACGCCGGTGGATTGATCTGCTTGACCGGCGGCGAGGAAGGTCCGCTCGCGGCAGCGTTACAACAAGGCCCACAGGCAGCATTGGAAATCGTTCAGCGGCTGGCAGAATTATTCGGCCAGAAAAATGTCTATGTCGAACTCCAGCGCCACGCTCATCGAGAGGAAGAATCTCGCAACCGCGTTGCCGTTCAAATCGCCCGGCAGTTGAATCTCCCGCTGCTCGCCACCAACGGTGTGAATTATGCCATCCCGCGCGCGCGCGAACTCGCCGACGCTTTTACCGCGCTCCGCCATCACCGCACGCTCGCCACCGCTGGACGCCTGCTCGCGCGAAATTCCGAACGTCACCTGAAGTCGCCGGCTGAAATGCAGGCTCTCTTTTCCGATTTCCCGGAGGCCATCGCCAACACGCAGGAGCTTTCCGAGCGTCTGGAGTTCACGCTCAACGATTTGGGATACGAATTCCCGCGTTATCCCGTCCCTGAAGGCGAGACGATGATGTCGTTTCTTCGCGAGCGCACTCGCGAAGGATTTCAGAGCCGGTACGGCCGCGCCACTCCCGACCTGAAAGCGCGCGCCCGACGCCAGATTGAGCGCGAACTTGCGTTAATGGAAAAACTTCATCTCGAAGGATATTTCCTGATCGTCTGGGACCTGATCCGCTTCTGCTGTCAGGAAAATATTCTCGTGCAGGGCCGCGGATCGGCCGCCAATAGCGCCGTCTGCTACTCGCTCGGCATTACTGCAGTCGATCCCATAGCGATGGAATTATTGTTTGAGCGCTTTCTTTCGGAAGAGCGCGGCGAGTGGCCCGACATCGATCTCGATCTACCCAGCGGTGACGAACGTGAGCGCGTTATCCAATATCTTTATCAACGTTACGGCCAGCGCGGCGCCGCCATGACCGCCAATGTCATTACCTATCGCAACCGCATGGCCGCACGCGAAATGGGCAAAGCGCTTGGCTTCGACGCCGACACGTTGAAGCGAATCTCCTCCGCGGTTGCTACCTGGGAGTTTCGCGACGAGCACGATGCCCTCGACCGCCGTCTCTGCGATGCCGGGCTCGATCTCAAGCATCCGCGCATCCGAAAATATTTCGAGTTGTGCCTCGCCGTGCAGGATCTCCCGCGCCACCTGGGACAGCATTCCGGCGGCATGGTCATCTGCCAGGGCCGCCTCGATTCCGTCGTTCCGCTGGAGCCTGCCTCCATGCCCAATCGCGTGGTTGTGCAATGGGACAAAGAAGATTGCGCCGACCTCGGTATCATCAAAGTCGATCTCCTCGGCCTCGGCATGATGGCCGTATTGAAGGACTCGATCGAACTCATCCGCCATCACAATAAAGAGGAAGTAGATCTGGCACATCTTCCGCCTGACGATCCCGCGGTCTATTCCACGCTACAAAAAGCCGATACGGTAGGAATGTTTCAAGTAGAAAGCCGGGCGCAGATGTCCTGCCTGCCGCGCTTGCGTCCGCAGCGGTTTTACGACATTGTCGTGCAGGTCGCGATCATTCGGCCCGGACCGATCGTGGGCAACATGGTCAACCCGTTTCTCAAGCGGCGTCAGGGCAGGGAAGCCGTCACCTATCCACACCCATCGCTCGAAAATGTATTGAGCCGCACTCTCGGGGTGCCGCTGTTTCAGGAGCAGTTGCTGCGCATGGCCATGATCACCGCAAACTTCACCGGGGGCGAAGCCGAAGAACTGCGCCGTGCCATGGGCTTCAAACGCTCGGAAGCGCGCATGAAGACCATCGAAGAAAAACTCCGGGCCGGCATGACGCAAAACGGAATCCGTGGGGAAACGCAGGAACAGATCATCCAGTCCATCACGTCATTCGCGCTCTATGGATTCCCCGAATCGCACGCCGCCAGCTTTGCCCTGATCGCCTACGCCAGCGCCTACTTGAAGTGTCACTACCTTGCCGCCTTTACAGCCGCTTTGCTGAACAATCAACCCATGGGTTTTTATTCTCCCGCCACGATCGTAAAAGACGCGCAGCGCCATGGACTCAAAATGCTGCCGATCGACGTGACACGATCGGACTGGAAATGCACGCTGGAGCATGCAGCACTCAGCACTCAGCAATCCGTCCGTCTGGGGTTGAATTATGCTCGTGGCCTGCGCGAGCCTGCGGGCCAGGCGCTAGTCCGGGAACGCAGCCTGCAACCGTTCGCTTCGATTCATGACCTCGCCTGTCGCGTTCCGGAATTGCGCCGCGCCGAATTAACCACGCTGGCGGAAATCGGCGCGCTGAATTCAGTGGCCGGTGGTCAGTGGTCAGTGGTTAGATCAAAACTTACCGCTAACCACCAACCACTAACCACTGGTTCTTTTCATCGCCGCGACGCGCTCTGGCAAGTCGAACGTGCCGTCCGCTGGTCGGGACCTTTGCTCGATGAACTCCCCGAATCTGATGCGCACTCTCCGCTTCAGATCATGAACCAAGAAGAGCGTTTAGTCGCAGATTTCAACGGGACTGGCCTGACTATCGGCCCGCATCCCATGCAATACCGCCGTGCCGAGATGAAGAAACTTGGAATTTATCGTGCCTCCGACCTCGCGCAGATCCCCAATGGACGCCGCTTGCGTGTAGGAGGCTGTGTCATCGCTCGCCAGCGTCCCGGCACCGCCAAAGGAATGATGTTCATGAGCCTGGAGGACGAGACTGGAATTGCCAACGCAATTATCGCTCCCGACCTGCTGCAAAAAAATCGCGTCCTACTAATTTCCGAACGCTTCCTGATGATCGAGGGAATATTGCAGAACCAGGACAACGTGATTCATATCAAGGCGGAAAAAGTGGCGTCTTTGAGCGTCACGCAAGCCGAAACCGCGTCCCACGATTTTCATTAGTTCGACGACGGTTTTTTTGCGTTGTGCCGCAGGGATCGGCCTTCGGCCAGGCCGTAGAGTTCCTCAGCGAGATTCTTGGCATGATCGCCGATCCGTTCCAAAGCCTGCGCAGTTAGGAGAATGTCGAAGTGCTTCGAGCCATCGCTGTTTTCCGCCAGATGCCGCTGAAACAGGGCATGGCAAATGCGGTCCACTTCCGGATCGGTTTGCAGGACGTCGCGCGCGTAACTCACCTCGCGCTTTTCAAATCCGTGATGTACCTGGTCGAGCATCCCATGCAGTAAGGTAGCCATCTCGATCAACTGCCTGGAATCCTCTGCCGGCAGTTTGTCGCGACGCGCCTGCAATTGCATGACGGCGCTGTACGAGAGATCCCCGATACGTTCCAGGTCCGTGATGAATTTCAGGCAAGCGAGCAACTGGCGCGCTTTCACCTCGTCGACACGCGTGATTGCATCGGGCAGAAGTTCGTCAATCTTACGTTCAATCTGGTCCAACTCTTTTTCACATTCCTTGATAGCGAGAAACGCCATGCGGGAATTGTCCGCAAGAAAATCGCGCACGTTGAAGACGGAGTCGCGGGCAATCCCACAGGCGCGCAATACCATCGCGGATAGTTCGTCGTCAGCAATCTCAGCAGGTGCGGCGGGCTTGGATCGCGTCGCAGGGCGAGAGGGCTTCGAATCCCCTTTCACTTTCTTTTTCGAGGATGTGCGGGTCTGTACCATGGGGAAACGAGCGCGAACGCCAGGCTAGAGTATAGGCCGGGAATATGAAAAGACTGTGAATGCTCTTCATTCCAAGCCACCGCGTCCTATTTTTTCTCTGCCGTGGCCGCTTTCGCCTCGGCCTGCTTCGCCTCCGGCTCCCGTCCCAGCCCTCGATAGGCGCGCGCCAGTAACCTGAAGCTGGCAGTATTCGCTGGATCACTCTTCGTCAATGCTTCCAGATCCGGCAATGCGCCTGCAAAATCAGACTGCTGAATCTGCGCTTCGGCCAATCCAAGTCGAGCGTCGACATTATTCGAATCGACCAGCGATGCGGCTTCAAACTGATCTTGCGCGTTCTTGGGGTCTTTCAGGTCGAGATACACGCGGCCCAGCAGCAAACGCGCGGGCATCTGGCTCGGGACCATCTTCAAACTGGCTTCCAACGCGTCGCGGGCTCCAGCGAAGTCGCCGGTCTTCTGCATCGCCTCTCCAAGTTCGAATGCCGCCGTCGAATCTTCCGGGCGCACTTCCCGCGCTTTTTTCAGATGAATCGCGGCCTTGGCGAAATCTCCTGCCGCCAGTTCGTTTTCGCCGAGTTGGCGCAGTGTGGTCGGCGACGTGGGATCAAGTGCCAGCGCTTTCTCCAGAAACCCCCGTGAGTCGGCAGAGCGATTGTCGTCAGACGCCAGCATGCTTCGGTGCAACAGATTCTGCACTTCAATCTTGTCTTTCGGATCGGGGAGTCCTGCGCCAGGTTTGGCCGCTTCGTCCACGCCAGCCTTTTGCTTCCACTTGGCCAACTCCGCTTGCATGCTCTTCAACGAATCGCCGCCAGCGGGATAGATATCCTTCATTTCCCCCGGATCGGATTTCAAGTCATACAGCTCCGGACGGGGCGCATCAATCAATTTCACATTTCCTGCGCGCAAAGCCTTCAACGGAGCCCAACCAAAACGCAGAGGATAATCGGTCTCCGCCAATAGATCGTGGCTGCCCGACGGTTGTTGGATGAGCGGAAGCATCGATTCGCCCGTCAACTCGGCAGGCGCGGCAATCTTGGTGAGCGAAAGAATGGTCGGGAGAATATCGGTACTCCGCACCTGCGAATCGACCACTACGCCGTGATGCGCGGAGCCGCCCAGCTTCAGGATCATCGGCACATGCAGCGTCGAGTCATAAAGGAAGAGCCCATGCGTCTCTTCTCCGTGGTCGCCAAGGCCCTCGCCATGATCGCCGACAACGATGATGACCGCATTCGGGTAGGCGCCGGTCTTCTTTAGAAAGGCGATAAAGTTTCCCAGGGCCGAGTCCGCATATGCGATTTCCCCGTCATAGGGGTTCTTATATTTCTCCGAAAAAGGCGGCGGTGGTTCATAAGGGTCGTGCGGATCGAACAAATGCACCCAAACAAATCTCTGGCCAGTGCGGTGTTTCTCGAGCCAGCCCTCGGCGTGCTTTACAACGTCCATCCCACGCCGTTCGACGCGACCAAAACGATCCTTACTTTCTGTCTTCGCGGGGAAGTTGTCATAGAAATCAAAGCCTTTGTCGAGGCCCGGAGCCAGCGAACTGCTGTCCAAAATTACGGTGCCAATAAATGCAGCCGTCTGATAGCCCTTCTTCTTCAGCAACTCGGCCCATGTAGCATGTTGCGGAGCGAGCGGCACTCCAAAATCGGTCACCCCATGTTGGCTTGGCAACAGGCCAGTCAGAATCGAAGTGTGCGCCGTGTTGGTAATCGGACTATGCGTGTACGCGTGCGCGAATCGAATGCCGTCGGCCGCAAGCGCGTCCAATGCCGGCGTTTCAATGTCCTTGTATCCATAGCAGCCGACGTGGTCAGCCCGCAGCGTATCGATTGTGATCAGAAACACGTCCGGAGCAGCGGGACGCGGTGCCGCCGCTTGTCCCCACGCAGGGGTCAGCAGCGCAAGCGCGCACAATACAAGGGCCAATCGCCTCATGAAAGCCAGCCTATCACAGTCTTTCAGGAAAACTGGGAGGGACGAATCCAAGTCGAGCCTTCTCTTATTTCCAGAATCATGCCAGGATTTTGCCATGCCGGCACTCATTGTGATTGTCCTCGTCATGCTAATTTCCATAGCGTCGATTTCCGACATTTCTATGAAGGTTGCTGTGAACAACCGGCTCCCTCCGGAGGAACGTTTTTCATGGTGGAACCGAGATGGCTGGAGAGTTGCGAAAAAATACAAGGAATTATTTCCGGATAGCTACTTGCCGGTAATCTCGCAGTGTAGTTTCGGACTGGTATTTGCCATCGGCTTGGTCTTACTCATCGTGAGTGTGACCGACACCAAATGACGCCCCAAGACTGAAGGCAGAGATTCGTGCCATGAGATAATCAGTCTTCAGCGATGCGCCTCCTTTTCCGGCGATTCTTCCTCCTTCTCACGGCGATGACTGCGCTGAGGGTTACCGCGCAAACGCCAGAGAAGTCTTCTCCCAACGTCGTCCTGATCACCATTGATACGCTTCGCGCCGACCATCTCGGCTGCTACGGCTACCAGCAAATCAAGACTCCCAACATCGATGGACTTGCTGCCGAAGGAGCGCTTTTCACGCGCGCATTCACGACCGTTCCCGTCACGCTCCCTTCGCATTCCGCGATGCTGACCGGCACTTATCCCATGCTCAGCGGCATGCACGATTTTGCCGCCAACAAACTCAGTTCGCAGCAGCCTACGCTGGCGACGGTGCTCAAGCAATCCGGATATGCGACCGGCGCGGTTATCGCCGCCGCTGTCCTCGACTCCAGATTTGGACTCAACCAGGGCTTCGATTTCTACTACGACCACTTTGACTTCAGCCGCCTGGAAGAAGCCAATCTCGATGAGATGGAACGCCCCGGCAACCTTGTCGCCGACCAGGCACTAGATTGGCTCAACAAGAATTCGCAAAAGAAGTTCTTTCTGTGGATGCACCTGTACGATCCGCATTTTCCCTATCGACCACCCGAGCCCTACGCTTCTGAGTACGCATCGCATCCGTATGACGGAGAGATCGCATTCGCCGACGAGCAGGTCGGACGCCTTCTCCGTTTCCTGAAAGACAAGGGCCTCTATCAGAACACTGTCATCGTCTTGAGCGGAGACCATGGTGAGAGCCTCGGCGAACACGGCGAAAAAACGCACGGTTTTTTCATCTACAACGCCACCATGCACGTCCCGCTCATGATTCGTCTCCCTGGAAAATCGGCAGCGATGAAAATTGACGCCCCTGTTTCGCTGGTCGACCTGATGCCAACCGTTCTATCGGTTGTCGGAGCGGAGATACCGTCGCAAGTACAGGGCCGCACCCTCCTCCCGGCAATCCATGGCGACAAGATAGACCGCGAGCGCAGTCTATACGGCGAGAGTTTCCTGCCGCGCATTCATTTCAATTGGAGCGAACTCCGCGGCACCGAGAACGTGAAGTACCACTTTATCGACGCACCGCGCCCTGAACTGTACGACCTCGCGAAAGACCCCGGCGAGCAGCACAATCTGCTTCCAGATAAGAAGGCTGTGGGCGAAGAAATGCGCGCGAAGCTAGCCGCACTCATCCGGGATTACAGTGCCGGAAAAGAGATGGCTGAGAAGACGCCTCTCGATCCCGCGCTGATGGAGCGCCTCAAGTCCCTCGGCTATGCGGGATTTTCCGGTGGCAGCGATCCTACGATTACCGATCGTAGCCTGCCCGACCCCAAAGACCGCATTGTCGCCTTCGAACTGATTTCCGATGCGATCGCGGACAGCCAGCACGGCCGCTATCCGTCGTCGATTGAGAAATTGAAGACAGTACTCAAGACCGATCCGCAATCGGTGCCGGCGCATTATCTGCAAGGCAAGAACTACTATCGCAGCAAGATGTTTCCAGAGGCGGTCGAGGAGTTACAAAAAGCCGTTCAACTGAGTCCTGACTATTCCCTCGCGGTATTTGATCTTGGCATGGCGCAAGCCCACGCTGGACAAATCGATCCCGCCATTGTGACCTTGCAACGCGCCCTGGCGCTCGACTCCACGAACTTTGAGGCCGCGTACAATCTGGGAGTGGCGTTCATTCAGAAGAGAGATTTGGAGTCTGCTGCCGAAGCATTTCGGAAGTCGCTTGCGGTCAATCCCGAGTTAGCTCGCAGCCATCGCGCGCTGGGTGAAACGTTGCTCTATCAGGACAAGCTCGACGAAGCACTCGTAGAATTACGTCGCGCAGTGGAGTTGGCGCCACAGGAACCGAGTGTTCACGAATCCTTGGCTAAAGCGCTGGCTGCCAAGGGACTCACTGCAGAAGCAGAACAGGAAATGCGTCGCGCCCACGCGCCGCCACAATAGATCCATGCGCCCGAGCTTCCCACAATTCCGCAGGTTGCTCGTTTCTCTTCAAGCAGGCGTGCTGCTAACTGCGTCGGCGGTGCATGGCCAGTCCAAAAAGCCCGTCCCGCCTACGAAAGCGCCGCTCAGGCCGAACGTCATCCTGATCACCATCGACACTCTGCGCGCGGATCATGTCTCCTGTTACGGCGCTCAGTCCGTCAAAACTCCAACACTCGATGGACTCGCGCATGACGGCATCGTCTTTGAACGCGCAATCTCGCAAGTGCCGCTGACGTGGCCGTCTCATGCAGTGATTCTTACTGGCACGTACCCATTTCAAAATGGAGTCCAGGATTTCACCGGACAGCCTCTTGCTCCCCACTTTCGCTCGGTTGCGCAGGCGTTCCAGCAGGCTGGCTATGCCACCGGAGCGGTAGTGAGCGCGTTTGTCCTTGATCGTAGTTGGGGCCTTGGTCGCGGTTTCGATCTCTACGACGACGCTTTTTCCGCGGAAACATTTCAGAAAAAAGATATCGGCCTGGTCGATCGCCGCGCTGAAGAGAGCGTGACCCATGCGATCGCCTGGCTGAAGAAGACTCCGCGACGTCCTTTCTTCTTGTGGCTGCACGTGTACGATCCACACAATCCCTACGATCCCCCCGAGCCCTACAGCAGCGAGTACAAAGGCCATTTGTACGACGGCGAAATCGCCTACGCTGACCACGAACTCGGCAAGCTGATCGCGTTCCTCAAGCAAAACAAGTTGTATGACTCGTCAGTAATCGTCGCCACCAGTGATCACGGTGAGTCGCTGGCGGAGCACGGCGAAGACGAGCACGGATTTTTCATTTACAACGCCACCGTACACGTCCCGCTCATTGTCAAACCCCAGGCTGGTAGCGGCATTCAGGTTGGACGCCGCGTGGAACCCGTGGAAACCGCCGCCATCGCGCCTTCGATGATGCGGCTGGCCGGTGTTAAGGATTCGATCGAAAAGCAGCTCCAGGCGAAGCCTCTGTTCGGACCCGACGGAGAAAAACACGAACCGGCGTACAGCGAAACGTTTTACCCGTTCAGTTCGTTTGGATGGAGCCCGCTGCACGCGCTGGAGTCCGAGCGCTTTCATTACATCGATGCTCCGCAGCCCGAATTGTATGATCTGGACGCCGATCCAGGAGAAACGCATAACATCGCTGATCAGCAGCCTGCGACCGTCGTAGTGTTGAAAGAGAAGTTACGGCAGCATCTGGCGCACAATCCATTTACTCAGCAGGCCTCGAATGCAGGAAGTCTGAGCCCGGATGCGCAGGAAAAACTGCGCGCTCTCGGCTACTTCGGATTCCGCGCTGCAATCTCGCCGGAGCAGATCAAAGCGGGCCTGGCCGATCCCAAAGAGAAGCTGTGGGAATTCAACGCCATCCTGAAAGCGCAAGACGCATTCCAACGCAACGATCCCGATCGCGCAGAAGCTCTTCTCGGCGACGTACAGGCGCGGGATCCAAAGATCTATGTGATTCCCTTCTTGCTCGGAGAGTCGGCATTGAGACGGCAAGACTGGGCGAAGGCGGCTGAACAGCTACAACAGTGCCTGGAACTCAATCCGAATTTCGATAACGCCATGACCGGACTTGCCCGGGCACTGGCGAAACTCGGCCGCGAGGACGATGCCAAAGCCTGGCTGAATAGAGCTTTGAAGAGCAATCCCCAAAATTACCGGGCCTGGTATCAGATTGGTTTGCTATCGGCGACAACGGATCTCCCGGCAGCCCAGTCTGCCTACGAAAAAGCGGTAGCTATCCAGCCAAATTTTTCCGCAGGCCAACGCGAACTCGGCATGTCGCTCTTCCAAAAAAAGGATTACGCCGCCGCCGCACCTCACTTGGAGAAAGCGATCGCCCTCGGTCTTGAAGATGCCCACCTGCACAACTTCCTGGGAATTTGCTACAACCGCACGAGCCAGTTGCAAAAAGCGATTCGAAGTTATGAGAGAGCGTTGAAACTGGACGCTAGTCTTGCGGACAGTCACCTGAATCTCGCATTCGCACTGAAACAGGTCGGGCGGGAGAATAAGGCTCGCGCTGAATACGATGCGGCCTGCCGGCTACAGCCAAGGTACTGCGAACTTATCCCGCAATCGCGGCCTTAACTACTGGCTGAACACTCCATGCGCATTGTCGAGGGAGCATTTCGGATCGGGTGCGGCAGTTGAAGCCGTCATGTGCCCGCTTCGCTGACTCTTCCACCATCCAAGCAGCGGTTTCAAACGTGCTTCATAGGGCTTGCGGCTCTTGTTGTCGAGAAACTCCATATTCTGATATTTCGTGTCGCGGGAAATGCTGATCGCGATGGTATGCGCATCTTCGATGACCAGGGGTGGCACACCTTGAGGTAGGCGCAGCTCTCGCAGTCCCTTGTCGTCGAGGATCGTGTTCAGTGCATTCCAGTCGCCTTCTGAGAGTTGGCTCTCATAAACCTTGCGATCTTTGTCTTTCCCCATTTTGCGGGTTGCCTTTTCGAAGTGAATTCGGCGGTCCGCAAACACCAGAGCACAGTATTGTTCCGAAGCCATTGTCCCGGCTTGCACTTCAGAAAGAAGAAGCCGAAGGAGAGAGGCACTAGCCGGCGGCTGATCCGAGGCTGCCGCTAGGCCTGCTCCCAGCACGAAACCAAGAATAATGTTGATTGGACGTCTCATCGTCTTACTCGATTCCTACGTTAATCGGTCTGCAGTATTGTGGCTTCGATTCCTTCAGTCCCGACTTATTCTTCTTTTCCATGCCTTCAAACCATTTCATCAGAGGACTGAGTGTTTTCTTGAAGGGTGCTTCGTTGTCTTGAAATGTGTCCATGCCGGTCGATGCCCCAGCGGTCATGGATCCATTGGAAGCTCCGGTTTTGATCCGGCGCTTCATGCTTGTGAAATGCTGTGTGGCTCCCGCACGATCGATCTGCAAATCCAGGCTCTCGATCTCACGCAACGCCGCTGTGTCCTCAGGAAGGTCTGGAATCTTAGGGGTGGTTATCTTTTTCAGTGCTTCGTCATCCAGGATCGTTTTGAGTTGCGTGAGTTCATCCGCTGATAGTGTTCCCTCAGCCGATTTAGTTTTCGGTTTGCCCACAGTCTGCTCGTCCCGTTTTTCGAGGACATACTTTCCGTTCCCGTAGACCACCAGGCAGGCAAGGGAGTTCGGATAGCTCCACACATCTCCCGGATTGCCATACGTCATCCCTTCCAAGCCTCGGGCATGTTTAGCACTGGAGCTGATGTCGAGGGCAGCTCGCGATCGCTGTAACGTCAGTAGTGCTGCTGAGGAATCCTGGCTTGCTGCAAACTCCGTCAACAACAGAGACATAAACAGCAAGAGCATGATTGGTTTCAAGGTAGGATAACTACTATTCATTTCCTTCCTCCTGCAGATACTTCCATGGGTTTTCATGATACAACGGAATTCGAGTTACATGCATACCCTTACTTTTCGCATACCATCCGCAACGAAACTGGCGCACTATGTGTTGTTGGCAAACCTTGGCCCCGTCTTAGTGGTTCCCTGGTACTCTGAGTCGTAAGACTTCCGCTTGCTCGCGTTGCGCATCGGATTCTTGTCCCAACTGCAAAAACGCATCTGCGAGAAACGCATGAGGCTCCGGAGAGTTGGGCTGGAGCATCGAGGCTTTGGTCAGGTAAGGCACAGCCTCCGCGGCATTTCCGGTGAGAGCCAGAGCTCGACCCAGCAGCAGGTGAGCGCCATAGTGATTCGGGCGCACCTGAATCACTTGCTTGTATTCCCGGATCGCATCCGGCATGCGCTCAAGTCGAGCGTAAGTGGTAGCTAGGGAGAAACGCGCTTCGCCCCAATCCGGCAATCGGGCGATCACGGTTTCGTATTCCACTGCAGCCCCGGCAAAGTCCCCGGTTTCAAATAATGCCGATCCCAGTTGGTAGCGCGGAACGGTGAGATCCGGGCGTAGCTCCGCCGCCTTCCGTAAGACCGGAATCGCCTTCTTGTAGTTCCCGACGATTGACAATGCTGTCCCCAGCTTCAGATAAGCAATGGGGATATCCGATTGTTTGGCTATGGCATCTTCCAGCAGCGGGATCGAGTCAGCAAATTGCGAGTTCTCCTCAAGCAATTCCGCGCGATGCAGCAAGTTCACAATCTCGATTTTGTCTTTGGGATCGGCAGCCGTGTCCTTTACACCGGGCAGTGTAGGCGAACCGGCAGTCGATGCCACATATCCGAGCGCTCCCAGTTTTTCCTGTAGATCAGCGTCCATTCGAGTGGGGGGCGCTACGCGCGATCCCACTGTCCTTTGGCGAAACGCCTCGATCTGACCAGAGAGGGTCTGGAGCACCGCGGACGAAGTGTTCGACACATCGTGCAGCGCCTGCGGATCTGCTGATTGGTCGTAAAGTTCCTTGCGTGGTGCGTCAATGATCAGAAATTTTCCCGTGCGCAACGCCCGCAAGGAACTCCATCCGAATGTGCGATGGGAATAGTCGCTCTCCGCGTACGCCGGTCGATCCGACGCTGCGCCCGCAGCCGTTCGATTCGGTGTGAGCCCAATCAGCGGGACCAGAGACTCCCCCTGCACTTCCTTTGGAACCGGCGATCCTGCAACTCGCAGAATCGTCGGCAGCACATCCACTAACCCGACGCGGTCATTGACGCGCCCGCCGGCAGAGCGTTCCGCAGGCAACTTGAACAGCAATGGCACATGAATGGTTTCGTCATAGAGAAAAACTCCATGTGTGCTTTCTCCGTGCTCGCCTAATGCTTCTCCGTGATCGGCCATAACTGCAATCAAGGAATTTTCGTAAAGACCTCGCACGCGCAGCTGACTCAGTAGTTTGCCGACCGCCGAGTCCGCATAAGCAATCTCGCCGTCGTAGGGCGCGGAGGCATAGCGGGTCTTGAAGGGTTCCGGCGGATCGTAGGGATCATGGGCGTCGTAAAGGTGCACCCACAGGAAGAACGGTCCGCGAGGGTGCTGGTCCAGCCAGGCCAGTGCATGCGCCACCACTTCATCCCCGCGCCGCTCAATGGCTTGGTAGCGGTTCTCTCCCGGTCGCCGCCTGTGAAAGCCTGCATCGAAAGTCTCAAACCCACGGTCGAAGCCGGGAGCCGACTTTGCACCCGGATCGAGAATCAGGGAACCAATAAATGCAGCAGTGCGATATCCACGCGCTCGCAGGAGGTCGGGCGCATAAGGCAGGTCGGCCGCCAGCGGCACGCCAAAATCATTGACTTTGTGGAACTGTGGATAGGTCCCCGTAAGGATGGTGGCGTGTGATGCCGTTGTCAATGGGACCTGCGAATACGCGCGGGTGAATACGACGGACTGACGCGCCAGCGTATCCAGGTTTGGTGTGAGTCCGCGTGACGATCCCATGAATCCCATACGATCCACGCGCACAGTG is from Acidobacteriota bacterium and encodes:
- a CDS encoding sulfatase-like hydrolase/transferase, whose translation is MRLLFRRFFLLLTAMTALRVTAQTPEKSSPNVVLITIDTLRADHLGCYGYQQIKTPNIDGLAAEGALFTRAFTTVPVTLPSHSAMLTGTYPMLSGMHDFAANKLSSQQPTLATVLKQSGYATGAVIAAAVLDSRFGLNQGFDFYYDHFDFSRLEEANLDEMERPGNLVADQALDWLNKNSQKKFFLWMHLYDPHFPYRPPEPYASEYASHPYDGEIAFADEQVGRLLRFLKDKGLYQNTVIVLSGDHGESLGEHGEKTHGFFIYNATMHVPLMIRLPGKSAAMKIDAPVSLVDLMPTVLSVVGAEIPSQVQGRTLLPAIHGDKIDRERSLYGESFLPRIHFNWSELRGTENVKYHFIDAPRPELYDLAKDPGEQHNLLPDKKAVGEEMRAKLAALIRDYSAGKEMAEKTPLDPALMERLKSLGYAGFSGGSDPTITDRSLPDPKDRIVAFELISDAIADSQHGRYPSSIEKLKTVLKTDPQSVPAHYLQGKNYYRSKMFPEAVEELQKAVQLSPDYSLAVFDLGMAQAHAGQIDPAIVTLQRALALDSTNFEAAYNLGVAFIQKRDLESAAEAFRKSLAVNPELARSHRALGETLLYQDKLDEALVELRRAVELAPQEPSVHESLAKALAAKGLTAEAEQEMRRAHAPPQ
- a CDS encoding sulfatase-like hydrolase/transferase, with amino-acid sequence MRPSFPQFRRLLVSLQAGVLLTASAVHGQSKKPVPPTKAPLRPNVILITIDTLRADHVSCYGAQSVKTPTLDGLAHDGIVFERAISQVPLTWPSHAVILTGTYPFQNGVQDFTGQPLAPHFRSVAQAFQQAGYATGAVVSAFVLDRSWGLGRGFDLYDDAFSAETFQKKDIGLVDRRAEESVTHAIAWLKKTPRRPFFLWLHVYDPHNPYDPPEPYSSEYKGHLYDGEIAYADHELGKLIAFLKQNKLYDSSVIVATSDHGESLAEHGEDEHGFFIYNATVHVPLIVKPQAGSGIQVGRRVEPVETAAIAPSMMRLAGVKDSIEKQLQAKPLFGPDGEKHEPAYSETFYPFSSFGWSPLHALESERFHYIDAPQPELYDLDADPGETHNIADQQPATVVVLKEKLRQHLAHNPFTQQASNAGSLSPDAQEKLRALGYFGFRAAISPEQIKAGLADPKEKLWEFNAILKAQDAFQRNDPDRAEALLGDVQARDPKIYVIPFLLGESALRRQDWAKAAEQLQQCLELNPNFDNAMTGLARALAKLGREDDAKAWLNRALKSNPQNYRAWYQIGLLSATTDLPAAQSAYEKAVAIQPNFSAGQRELGMSLFQKKDYAAAAPHLEKAIALGLEDAHLHNFLGICYNRTSQLQKAIRSYERALKLDASLADSHLNLAFALKQVGRENKARAEYDAACRLQPRYCELIPQSRP
- a CDS encoding sulfatase-like hydrolase/transferase, coding for MSLIRRWLCVFWLVANAAAGTVKAPAAPPNVVLITLDTVRVDRMGFMGSSRGLTPNLDTLARQSVVFTRAYSQVPLTTASHATILTGTYPQFHKVNDFGVPLAADLPYAPDLLRARGYRTAAFIGSLILDPGAKSAPGFDRGFETFDAGFHRRRPGENRYQAIERRGDEVVAHALAWLDQHPRGPFFLWVHLYDAHDPYDPPEPFKTRYASAPYDGEIAYADSAVGKLLSQLRVRGLYENSLIAVMADHGEALGEHGESTHGVFLYDETIHVPLLFKLPAERSAGGRVNDRVGLVDVLPTILRVAGSPVPKEVQGESLVPLIGLTPNRTAAGAASDRPAYAESDYSHRTFGWSSLRALRTGKFLIIDAPRKELYDQSADPQALHDVSNTSSAVLQTLSGQIEAFRQRTVGSRVAPPTRMDADLQEKLGALGYVASTAGSPTLPGVKDTAADPKDKIEIVNLLHRAELLEENSQFADSIPLLEDAIAKQSDIPIAYLKLGTALSIVGNYKKAIPVLRKAAELRPDLTVPRYQLGSALFETGDFAGAAVEYETVIARLPDWGEARFSLATTYARLERMPDAIREYKQVIQVRPNHYGAHLLLGRALALTGNAAEAVPYLTKASMLQPNSPEPHAFLADAFLQLGQESDAQREQAEVLRLRVPGNH